In Sphingobium sp. B2D3C, a genomic segment contains:
- a CDS encoding pyridoxal phosphate-dependent aminotransferase, protein MNVPFLQTDRDAPVASLFGPLPGQARLVGNENPFGPAPSALKALAETAGSGCYYADRGVFHLTSMIAERHGVTPAQVVLGAGSTEILCATALAWGQKGSIICPSLFWDAPILFAERKGVACIYVPLAADMNFDLDGMAGRLSEDVSLVHLVNPNNPTGMALDNAALRTFARTVAQNGTTLLVDEAYNELSDQPEESSLVDLVRAGEDVIVTRTFSKIYGMAGLRVGYALTSEENAARIRSYMTSFGGNVAGISAAIACYNDQAFLAASLASIREGREMILDAVARAGLTALPSQTNFVFVKVPDADALDRAMRERNIVIRGAFGEWTQYSRVSVGHLHDVARYAEALPNIIELMV, encoded by the coding sequence GTGAATGTTCCTTTCCTGCAGACCGATCGCGATGCGCCAGTCGCCAGCCTGTTTGGGCCGCTCCCCGGCCAGGCGCGGCTCGTGGGGAACGAAAATCCGTTCGGCCCCGCCCCCAGCGCGCTCAAGGCACTCGCTGAAACGGCCGGGTCCGGCTGCTATTATGCCGACCGGGGCGTCTTCCACCTCACCTCGATGATCGCCGAGCGGCATGGCGTGACGCCCGCGCAGGTCGTGCTCGGCGCCGGATCGACCGAAATCCTGTGCGCGACCGCGCTGGCCTGGGGTCAGAAGGGATCGATCATCTGCCCCAGCCTGTTCTGGGACGCGCCAATCCTCTTCGCGGAACGCAAGGGCGTCGCGTGCATCTATGTCCCGCTGGCCGCGGACATGAACTTCGATCTCGATGGCATGGCGGGCCGCCTCAGCGAAGACGTTTCGCTCGTCCACCTCGTCAACCCGAACAACCCGACCGGCATGGCGCTGGACAACGCCGCCCTGCGCACTTTTGCACGCACCGTCGCGCAAAATGGCACCACCTTGCTGGTGGACGAAGCCTATAACGAACTCTCGGATCAGCCGGAGGAAAGCTCGCTGGTCGATCTGGTCCGCGCTGGTGAAGATGTGATCGTCACCCGGACCTTCTCGAAAATCTACGGCATGGCTGGGCTGCGCGTCGGCTATGCGCTGACCAGCGAAGAGAATGCCGCGCGCATCCGCAGCTACATGACGAGTTTTGGCGGCAACGTCGCAGGCATCTCTGCCGCGATCGCCTGCTACAATGACCAGGCCTTCCTCGCCGCATCCCTCGCCTCGATCCGCGAGGGGCGCGAAATGATCCTGGATGCCGTCGCCCGCGCCGGTCTGACCGCCCTGCCCAGCCAGACCAATTTCGTCTTCGTCAAAGTCCCGGATGCCGACGCCCTCGACCGCGCCATGCGCGAGCGCAACATCGTTATCCGGGGCGCGTTCGGTGAGTGGACGCAGTACTCCCGCGTCTCCGTCGGTCATCTTCACGACGTTGCACGCTATGCCGAGGCGCTGCCGAACATTATCGAATTAATGGTTTAA
- a CDS encoding MBL fold metallo-hydrolase, with amino-acid sequence MPKNRYYNGPVTDHFDGLRFHNLRDEPETDRSLRDVMRWKRNVPDNPWPNSVAVKPVVPDERVDGLRVTMVGHATLLIQIGGYNLVTDPVWSDRASPLSFAGPRRICAPGVALADLPPLDAVLLSHNHYDHLDIATLKALHSRHHPLIVTPLGNDHIVRKHIPAARFGVGDWGDSIEVAPGLEVHIVPALHWSSRGWRDRRMALWAGFVIEAAGRLVYFAGDTGYGTGGIFRRMRDRFGAMDLAIIPIGAYDPRWFMATQHTDPEEAIQIMLDLEARAAIGMHWGAFKLTDEPWDEPRTRLQAGLVARGIDPTCFPALRAGETRDLSFIGLESSVM; translated from the coding sequence ATGCCGAAGAACCGCTACTATAACGGCCCCGTCACCGATCATTTCGACGGTCTCCGCTTTCACAATTTGCGCGACGAACCAGAGACGGACCGCTCACTGCGGGACGTGATGCGTTGGAAGCGCAACGTCCCCGATAATCCCTGGCCCAACTCGGTCGCGGTGAAGCCTGTCGTGCCGGACGAAAGGGTCGACGGCCTGCGTGTGACGATGGTTGGCCATGCCACCCTGTTGATCCAGATCGGGGGCTACAATCTCGTCACAGACCCCGTCTGGTCCGATCGCGCCAGCCCGCTCTCGTTCGCCGGGCCTCGACGCATCTGCGCGCCCGGCGTTGCGCTGGCGGACCTTCCCCCGCTCGACGCCGTGTTGCTCTCCCACAATCACTACGATCATCTCGACATCGCGACGCTCAAGGCGCTTCACAGTCGTCACCATCCGCTGATCGTCACGCCGCTGGGCAACGACCATATCGTCCGCAAGCACATTCCAGCCGCCCGCTTTGGCGTGGGAGACTGGGGCGACAGCATCGAGGTTGCGCCGGGCCTCGAGGTGCATATCGTGCCCGCACTCCACTGGTCGTCGCGCGGATGGCGCGACAGGCGCATGGCCTTGTGGGCGGGCTTCGTGATCGAGGCGGCCGGCAGGCTCGTCTACTTCGCCGGCGATACCGGCTATGGCACCGGCGGCATCTTTCGGCGGATGCGCGACCGTTTCGGCGCCATGGACCTCGCGATCATCCCGATCGGGGCCTATGATCCGCGCTGGTTCATGGCCACCCAGCACACCGATCCGGAGGAAGCGATCCAGATCATGCTGGACCTTGAAGCACGAGCCGCCATCGGCATGCACTGGGGCGCCTTCAAGCTCACCGACGAGCCATGGGACGAACCCCGGACGCGCTTGCAGGCCGGTTTGGTCGCGAGAGGGATCGATCCCACCTGCTTTCCGGCGCTCCGGGCGGGAGAAACTCGAGACCTGTCATTCATCGGCCTAGAATCCAGCGTGATGTGA
- a CDS encoding GntR family transcriptional regulator — protein sequence MRARRKLQRRHGLVEDVFQIIRADIMALRIPPDSRISIDKLARELGISQTPIREALSMLEAIGLVVRRLYAGYWCAPQLSRTQIDDLFAVRLLLEPHAARHAALNMTDADMRALTRHVALMDPQTHVFGYDDYADRDAELHEMIARGSGNTIIQETLGRLHAHLHIFRLKSNTEVAIEASREHGLIAQALSRRDADGAEAAMRLHIGNSYERLIGEPQQS from the coding sequence GTGCGTGCCCGGCGCAAACTCCAGCGCAGGCACGGCTTGGTCGAAGACGTGTTCCAGATCATTCGCGCAGACATCATGGCTCTGCGCATTCCGCCAGACTCGCGGATCTCGATCGACAAGCTGGCCCGCGAACTCGGCATTTCGCAAACGCCGATCCGCGAGGCCTTGAGCATGCTGGAAGCGATCGGCCTAGTCGTGCGGCGCCTCTATGCCGGATATTGGTGCGCGCCGCAGCTTTCTAGGACGCAGATCGACGATCTCTTCGCCGTCCGATTGCTGCTGGAGCCGCACGCCGCCCGACATGCGGCGCTAAACATGACCGACGCGGATATGCGCGCGTTGACACGCCATGTCGCGCTGATGGACCCGCAGACCCATGTTTTCGGCTATGATGACTACGCCGATCGCGATGCGGAATTGCATGAGATGATCGCGCGCGGCAGCGGCAATACGATCATTCAAGAGACGCTGGGACGGCTGCACGCGCACCTCCACATTTTTCGCCTGAAGTCGAACACCGAGGTCGCGATCGAAGCCAGCCGCGAGCATGGGCTCATCGCGCAAGCGCTGAGCCGTCGGGACGCGGACGGGGCCGAAGCCGCCATGCGGTTGCACATCGGCAACTCCTATGAACGGCTTATCGGAGAGCCGCAGCAAAGCTAG
- a CDS encoding helix-turn-helix domain-containing protein, producing MTASATRISYRKYEKRWRGPSFMRRARAIEPSQAPPVVWKGGRAQVTVHSRIPNSMLLAEQLGPLLLIQMRCGSVTISRPEGALTPADRQSTFILVLSGGASLRHYGRQIELYPGDITMYDHSAEYTLHFGQPTQVIMIRVNSTAIRQIFPVPDSFYGQRIPGDVGLTSTALAMAKDLSAKLETRPGLHFNERVATHLLDVLATAYAEVMDEPSSATSLMERRFWKVRLFIEENLRDPSLSPSLVAERLKLSDRYLRMIFAVSDESPSAYILRRRLEECARQFSDERWRGRSITEIAFSWGFNSAPHFTRTFRQHFGMAPSQYRLKHATERAEPALLQ from the coding sequence TTGACTGCCAGCGCAACTAGGATATCGTATAGGAAATACGAAAAGCGGTGGAGAGGACCGTCTTTTATGCGTCGAGCGAGAGCCATTGAGCCCAGTCAGGCACCGCCCGTGGTCTGGAAAGGCGGGCGGGCGCAGGTGACGGTGCACAGCCGCATCCCAAACTCCATGCTTTTGGCCGAACAACTCGGGCCGCTGTTGCTGATCCAGATGCGGTGCGGCTCCGTGACAATTTCCCGGCCGGAAGGCGCATTGACCCCCGCCGACCGTCAATCGACCTTCATCCTCGTCCTGTCCGGTGGGGCCAGCCTGCGCCATTATGGCCGGCAGATCGAACTATATCCCGGTGACATCACCATGTACGACCACAGCGCCGAATACACGCTGCACTTCGGGCAGCCGACCCAGGTGATCATGATCCGGGTGAACTCAACCGCTATCCGGCAGATTTTTCCGGTGCCCGACAGCTTCTATGGCCAGCGCATTCCTGGCGATGTGGGGCTGACATCCACCGCGCTGGCAATGGCGAAGGATCTCTCCGCCAAGCTCGAAACAAGGCCCGGCCTCCACTTCAACGAGCGCGTGGCCACGCATCTGCTCGATGTGCTCGCCACGGCCTATGCGGAAGTCATGGACGAGCCGTCATCCGCGACGTCGCTGATGGAACGGCGCTTCTGGAAAGTCCGCCTCTTCATCGAGGAAAATCTGCGCGACCCGTCGCTCTCTCCCTCGCTCGTGGCGGAACGGCTTAAGCTGTCGGACCGCTATCTTCGCATGATCTTCGCCGTAAGCGATGAGTCCCCCTCGGCCTATATCCTTCGTCGGCGGTTGGAGGAATGCGCGCGGCAGTTCAGCGACGAGCGCTGGCGGGGCCGATCCATCACGGAGATTGCGTTCAGCTGGGGATTCAACAGCGCCCCGCATTTCACGCGCACGTTTCGCCAGCATTTTGGCATGGCGCCCAGCCAGTATCGCCTAAAACACGCGACGGAGCGCGCAGAACCGGCCCTGTTGCAGTAA
- a CDS encoding SDR family oxidoreductase has translation MVDQGDRGVFLVTGGSRGIGAAIARDAAKAGYHVLLTYAGRANMAAAVVDAIRAEGGRAQAVQADTGVAGDITTLFAAVDQVGPLAALVYNGGIVGESSALVDASDDLLAKVVDVNLTGALLCAREAVSRMSTANGGGGGSIVLISSRAALYGAPGEHVWYAATKGGVDSLVLGLAREVAPQGIRVNAVSPGPIDTEIHVPGKLDRIASALPMRRAGQPEEVSAAVMFLVSDAASYVAGANIAVAGAR, from the coding sequence ATGGTGGATCAAGGCGATCGCGGCGTATTTCTGGTGACTGGCGGAAGCCGGGGCATTGGAGCTGCCATCGCACGAGACGCCGCCAAGGCGGGCTACCATGTGTTGCTCACCTATGCCGGCCGAGCGAACATGGCGGCGGCCGTGGTGGATGCCATTCGGGCGGAAGGCGGAAGGGCGCAGGCGGTCCAGGCGGATACTGGTGTTGCCGGCGACATCACCACGCTCTTTGCGGCCGTCGATCAGGTCGGCCCGCTGGCGGCGCTGGTCTATAATGGCGGCATCGTCGGTGAATCCTCGGCACTTGTGGACGCGAGCGACGACCTCCTGGCCAAGGTGGTGGATGTCAATCTCACCGGCGCCTTGCTGTGTGCGCGGGAGGCCGTGAGTCGCATGTCCACCGCGAACGGCGGGGGAGGAGGCTCGATTGTGCTGATCTCGTCGCGCGCTGCGCTCTATGGGGCGCCCGGCGAGCATGTCTGGTACGCGGCCACCAAGGGCGGAGTGGACAGCCTCGTACTGGGGCTCGCGCGCGAAGTCGCTCCGCAGGGCATTCGTGTCAACGCGGTGTCGCCCGGGCCGATCGACACCGAAATTCATGTCCCGGGGAAACTGGACCGGATCGCCTCGGCCTTGCCGATGCGCCGGGCCGGTCAGCCCGAGGAAGTCTCCGCCGCCGTCATGTTCCTGGTTTCCGACGCGGCCTCTTATGTGGCCGGGGCCAATATCGCCGTGGCCGGCGCGCGATAA